A portion of the uncultured Bacteroides sp. genome contains these proteins:
- a CDS encoding two-component regulator propeller domain-containing protein yields MKILPKYVLAIILWAVSITANAELTNNMFDIRHVGYAQGLSSQRVFSIVEDCHNVMWIATKTGIDRYNGHIIKSYTLPGNFYYGDLAGRRLHLLYNEQYGLWAYDHTGRIYRYSARDDCFEQNMYLGEFISGEIILNKLYLDHKGTLWFGLNKGLYKKEADGHVIPIIKDQYVNDIVSVGKSLFVGTSTGVLQLSYSRLNKTHRLINGEDVQTLFCDTIKNELWIGTFNNGLLVMDLSTSKLLSLKGQSSNFLNPIRAITDYDAHTVLVGIDGGGVYVVDRDLKKAHLLISTEDSSDTFLLGNGIYAVTKDHQGNIWIGSYTGGVSIAILLKYPIITLKHERGNPQSLINNNINDIEENTTGDLWFGTDLGISIWNPSSRIWNHCLKSTVVVTLCKADNGSIWAGTYGDGVYLLDNRGHIIRHLTKQQGELTTNYVFSIKQDMDKDLWVGGLDGYLMMIKKGGGRKQEYDIKWIQSIEVVDKEQIAVATVNGFCLVNKHTGKIQRYATAEEYHKQNSSAYIIDMLFNGDGTVWLGTEGGGLNLYDMRTRELKTFTTREGLPSNDVYSLQRDQKGRLWASTGKGLALIDNFHVSNLNYVGDVDKEYNKSSFARLANGKFAYGSTNGVVFVTPSVITMTDYQAPLLFTGLTVEKLSSDEKNHLQPLMHDMLINGAVQLSYRHNSFVITFESINYRFQRDIAYQYILSGYEKYWSNLSDNGMARYANVSPGSYILKVRSLRQSDGKIISEHTLTLRVLQPWWNSWWAWTLYICIVGTIFYFILRYKSNQLQKKYDEDKIRFFINTAHDIRTPVTLVMAPLEDLFKEKGLSGNALSLLNLARNNTRKLNTLITQLLEFEKVDIHKQQLILAPLNLNDILSEEAASFQAFCDKKQIHLSLSLPDETVCIMADRHIVEMLLDNLISNACKYTMPHGNVCLNLSASKRKAIIEIKDDGIGIPQEASKHLFTNVYRAENARASHESGTGFGLLQVRRIVKILHGKITFQSEVNKGATFTVLLKKTDAIPEAVSKQTTATRELLPTEITDITKYESKEVEVLNKRTDRDTLLIVEDHEALRYYLRKTFEHDYRVIDVSNGQEALDYLSKEYPDLILSDVMMPGIQGDELCKLVKDNPNTLGIPFILLTAKVNHDAVVEGFKKGADDYIPKPFSTEILKLKVQSFIDNRNRQRDFFMRQAIRQIEPNKKPISNEVSEEVTEAIEIHDNQVDEFPISNMPESDYQFVMKATQLVIENMDNTDFNINILCKEMAMSRTLFYSRLKSLTGKAPQEFIRIIRLQKAAELLKEGRNITEVAADTGFVNTKYFSSLFKKQFGVQPSKYDQTD; encoded by the coding sequence ATGAAAATTTTACCAAAGTACGTTCTTGCTATAATATTATGGGCAGTAAGTATAACTGCTAACGCCGAACTAACCAATAATATGTTCGACATTAGGCATGTTGGTTACGCACAAGGTCTCAGTAGCCAGCGCGTATTTTCTATTGTCGAAGATTGCCACAATGTAATGTGGATTGCCACAAAAACGGGCATAGACCGCTATAACGGACACATCATAAAAAGTTATACCTTGCCTGGCAATTTTTATTATGGCGACTTGGCGGGACGTAGACTTCACTTACTATACAACGAACAGTATGGCCTTTGGGCATACGACCATACTGGCCGAATTTACCGCTATTCCGCTCGTGATGATTGTTTTGAGCAAAACATGTATTTAGGAGAATTTATTAGTGGGGAAATTATACTTAACAAGCTCTATCTTGATCATAAGGGGACTCTTTGGTTTGGACTAAATAAAGGATTATACAAGAAGGAGGCAGATGGACACGTCATTCCTATCATTAAAGATCAGTATGTAAACGACATTGTTTCCGTGGGAAAATCACTTTTTGTCGGAACTTCTACAGGGGTATTGCAACTCTCATATTCTCGGTTAAACAAAACACACCGATTAATAAATGGAGAAGACGTGCAGACTTTATTCTGCGACACCATTAAAAACGAACTCTGGATAGGGACATTCAATAATGGCTTATTGGTAATGGATTTGAGTACTTCCAAATTACTTTCTTTAAAGGGGCAAAGTTCTAATTTTCTCAACCCAATACGGGCTATCACCGACTACGATGCTCATACAGTATTAGTAGGTATAGATGGTGGAGGTGTATACGTAGTGGATCGAGATTTGAAGAAAGCCCATTTGCTTATAAGTACAGAAGATAGTAGCGACACTTTTTTGCTGGGTAACGGAATTTATGCTGTCACAAAAGACCATCAGGGAAATATTTGGATAGGAAGCTATACCGGAGGCGTATCTATCGCCATTCTATTGAAATATCCTATTATAACCTTGAAACATGAAAGAGGTAATCCGCAATCTTTAATAAACAACAACATTAATGACATAGAAGAAAATACGACTGGAGACTTGTGGTTTGGCACTGATCTTGGCATTAGCATTTGGAATCCATCTTCGCGCATATGGAATCATTGTTTGAAAAGTACTGTGGTAGTCACTCTATGCAAAGCCGATAATGGTTCAATATGGGCAGGAACCTATGGAGATGGCGTTTATCTTTTGGACAATCGGGGGCATATCATCCGGCATCTCACCAAACAGCAAGGGGAACTGACTACGAATTATGTATTTTCCATCAAACAAGACATGGATAAGGACTTATGGGTAGGAGGATTGGATGGGTACCTGATGATGATCAAAAAGGGAGGAGGCCGCAAACAGGAATACGATATCAAATGGATTCAATCGATAGAGGTAGTCGATAAGGAGCAAATAGCTGTAGCTACTGTTAATGGTTTTTGCCTGGTAAACAAGCATACCGGAAAGATACAACGTTATGCTACAGCTGAGGAATATCACAAACAAAATTCCAGCGCTTATATCATTGACATGCTTTTCAATGGCGACGGTACTGTTTGGTTAGGTACCGAAGGAGGAGGACTGAATCTATATGATATGCGAACCCGAGAGTTAAAGACTTTCACCACACGTGAAGGTTTGCCCTCTAACGATGTATATAGTCTACAGCGCGATCAGAAGGGGCGCTTATGGGCAAGCACAGGAAAAGGGCTTGCGTTAATAGATAATTTCCATGTATCAAACCTCAATTACGTGGGAGACGTAGACAAAGAATATAATAAATCTTCTTTTGCTCGACTGGCTAATGGGAAATTTGCTTATGGCAGCACAAATGGTGTTGTCTTTGTCACGCCAAGCGTCATTACGATGACCGACTATCAGGCTCCATTGCTATTTACAGGATTGACGGTAGAAAAATTAAGCTCCGACGAAAAGAACCACTTGCAGCCTCTCATGCATGACATGCTAATTAACGGAGCTGTTCAACTTAGCTATAGACATAACTCATTTGTAATCACATTCGAGTCGATCAATTACCGCTTCCAACGTGATATAGCCTATCAGTATATCTTAAGTGGATATGAAAAATATTGGAGCAACCTGTCGGACAATGGTATGGCACGATATGCAAACGTCTCTCCGGGTTCTTATATTCTCAAAGTACGCAGTTTACGTCAAAGTGATGGCAAAATTATCTCTGAACACACGCTTACATTGAGAGTATTACAACCTTGGTGGAATTCTTGGTGGGCATGGACGCTTTATATTTGCATCGTAGGCACTATCTTTTACTTCATCTTACGGTATAAGAGCAATCAACTTCAAAAGAAATATGATGAAGATAAAATAAGATTCTTCATCAATACTGCTCACGATATTAGGACACCTGTTACGCTTGTTATGGCACCTTTGGAAGATTTATTCAAGGAAAAAGGACTCTCAGGCAATGCACTTTCCCTCTTGAACTTGGCACGTAATAACACCCGCAAGCTCAATACGCTCATCACGCAACTACTCGAATTTGAGAAAGTTGATATTCATAAACAACAGCTTATATTAGCACCATTAAACCTAAATGATATCCTTTCAGAAGAGGCCGCTAGTTTTCAGGCATTTTGTGACAAGAAACAAATACACCTGAGTCTTTCTTTACCAGATGAAACGGTATGTATTATGGCAGACAGGCATATTGTAGAGATGTTGTTGGACAATCTAATTTCTAATGCCTGCAAATATACAATGCCACACGGTAATGTATGCCTAAATCTAAGTGCTAGCAAACGAAAAGCGATTATAGAGATTAAAGATGATGGCATAGGAATTCCTCAGGAAGCATCCAAGCATTTATTCACAAATGTCTACAGAGCAGAGAATGCGCGGGCATCACACGAAAGCGGAACAGGATTTGGGCTCTTACAAGTGCGTCGTATCGTAAAAATATTGCATGGAAAAATCACGTTCCAATCTGAGGTAAATAAAGGCGCCACCTTTACTGTCTTATTGAAAAAAACGGATGCTATCCCTGAAGCAGTCTCCAAACAAACTACCGCAACCAGAGAGCTCCTGCCCACTGAAATTACCGACATTACGAAGTATGAAAGTAAAGAGGTTGAAGTTCTCAATAAGCGCACAGACAGAGATACCTTGCTCATAGTAGAAGATCATGAAGCTCTCCGCTATTATTTACGTAAAACTTTCGAGCATGATTATCGAGTAATTGACGTTTCTAACGGACAAGAAGCACTTGATTACCTTTCAAAAGAATACCCCGATTTAATTCTCTCTGACGTTATGATGCCGGGGATACAGGGAGATGAACTGTGCAAATTAGTCAAAGATAACCCGAACACATTAGGCATTCCATTCATCTTGCTTACAGCAAAGGTTAACCATGATGCAGTAGTTGAAGGATTTAAAAAAGGCGCAGACGACTATATTCCTAAGCCCTTTAGCACTGAAATATTAAAATTGAAAGTACAGAGTTTTATCGACAATAGAAATAGGCAGAGAGACTTTTTTATGCGACAAGCTATTAGACAAATAGAACCAAACAAGAAACCGATTAGCAATGAAGTGAGCGAAGAAGTAACAGAAGCGATAGAAATTCATGACAATCAGGTCGACGAGTTTCCCATAAGTAATATGCCGGAAAGTGATTATCAGTTTGTCATGAAAGCAACCCAACTCGTCATTGAGAATATGGATAACACTGATTTCAACATTAATATCCTATGCAAGGAGATGGCTATGAGTCGAACCCTTTTTTACAGTCGCTTAAAATCGTTAACGGGTAAAGCCCCACAAGAGTTCATTCGCATAATACGGCTACAAAAAGCTGCTGAGCTGCTAAAGGAAGGCAGAAACATAACAGAAGTTGCTGCCGATACGGGATTTGTAAACACCAAATATTTCAGTTCGTTGTTCAAAAAACAATTTGGTGTCCAACCTAGTAAATATGACCAAACAGATTAA
- a CDS encoding TlpA disulfide reductase family protein translates to MNKFIYIQFSSVIGIFIFMLPLIAQNQNRFPDPIIKVGTANISGSINTGNYADSVKSVTIQIITYNPITGESKLEGSLDQDKKFNLDVPLECSAAIAGLNVYINKEYYGSCILGLNQLQRLKVDITLDSTGDMKMNATGGLELTSDEMTNIIKSTIAFDNYYTWGKYHKMTPEEFAEYELNTNLKERTKAALDSLNLSNRAITYLTNTFDLLYARGRLFHYKETVEDSFKRTNPKDTTTYTAAEPTKRYYSFMKKFNLNNPQYLYSYSYSGFLRAFLEIKAFNIPKIKNTPIAIWIDEVKKKIKDVIGFDSGLFYDMLIANAYELQLSDKNDLLTEQQIKNIEEFYKTKNKDIASILLKKNKELKNKLESSRDIKINKTPTVAREDLMNSIVSKYKGKVVLVDFWATWCSPCQDAIRDMEALKKDLKGKNIIFVYITNESSPKDTWADQIKIIGGEHYYLTKEEWEYVISNFGFSYIPAYLIYAPNGTLKDKFDHFPGTDSISEIINSTF, encoded by the coding sequence ATGAATAAATTCATTTATATACAGTTTAGTTCTGTAATAGGAATCTTTATTTTCATGCTTCCTCTCATAGCACAGAATCAGAATCGATTTCCAGATCCCATCATAAAAGTCGGCACAGCCAACATATCAGGCAGTATCAATACCGGTAATTATGCTGACTCAGTAAAAAGTGTCACGATTCAGATTATTACTTATAATCCAATAACAGGAGAAAGCAAACTTGAAGGTTCATTGGATCAAGATAAGAAATTCAATCTCGACGTTCCGCTTGAGTGTAGCGCAGCTATTGCAGGACTGAATGTGTATATAAATAAAGAATATTACGGTTCCTGTATCTTAGGACTAAATCAATTACAGCGGCTGAAAGTAGATATTACTCTTGATAGCACCGGTGATATGAAAATGAATGCTACAGGAGGCCTCGAACTGACATCCGATGAAATGACAAATATAATTAAATCCACTATAGCTTTTGATAATTATTATACATGGGGAAAATATCATAAAATGACTCCCGAAGAGTTTGCTGAATATGAACTCAATACTAACCTTAAAGAACGAACGAAAGCAGCATTGGATTCTCTAAATCTATCCAATAGAGCCATCACTTATCTGACAAACACGTTTGATTTACTTTATGCCAGAGGGCGGCTTTTTCATTATAAAGAAACAGTAGAAGATAGTTTTAAAAGAACAAATCCAAAAGACACCACTACATATACAGCAGCAGAGCCCACCAAAAGGTATTACTCTTTTATGAAAAAATTCAACCTAAACAATCCACAATATTTATATAGTTATTCTTATTCTGGTTTTCTAAGAGCATTCTTAGAAATTAAGGCTTTTAACATCCCGAAAATAAAGAATACTCCTATAGCAATATGGATTGATGAAGTAAAGAAGAAAATAAAAGATGTGATTGGATTTGATTCGGGATTATTCTATGACATGCTTATCGCCAATGCTTATGAGTTACAGCTGAGTGATAAAAACGATTTATTGACAGAACAGCAAATTAAAAATATAGAAGAATTTTATAAAACAAAAAACAAAGATATTGCCAGTATCTTATTGAAGAAAAACAAAGAGTTGAAAAACAAGCTCGAAAGTAGCAGGGACATTAAAATCAACAAAACACCGACCGTTGCTAGAGAGGACCTGATGAACAGCATCGTATCCAAATATAAAGGGAAAGTTGTATTGGTTGACTTTTGGGCTACATGGTGCTCTCCTTGTCAAGACGCAATAAGAGACATGGAAGCACTAAAAAAAGACCTTAAAGGAAAAAATATCATATTCGTCTACATCACAAATGAGTCTTCACCTAAAGACACATGGGCCGATCAAATTAAAATTATTGGAGGAGAACATTATTATCTTACAAAAGAGGAATGGGAGTATGTCATAAGCAACTTTGGTTTCAGCTATATACCAGCTTATCTTATATATGCTCCGAATGGCACACTAAAAGATAAATTTGATCACTTTCCAGGCACGGACTCAATCAGCGAAATAATAAATAGTACCTTCTAA
- a CDS encoding GLPGLI family protein — translation MKYLSLLVLVCGYFTNAYPQYQKWSADYMSLSKYDILDAASLKCTYKFTHLFDTLDTSSIHPDIHTLLIGKEISKYYSQNYIDYCTLYEAKQTTDELPIRGTCGLEVFKDYPQKGKMTVTDLGGEISFGTNFIYEENMPEISWEIQRDTMSILFYKCQKATAEFRGRKYEAWFTTAIPFSNGPWKLGGLPGLILKAEDDKKEVTFECIGIERLINLEVTRLSEGRKELVDQIYTEPIKLYKAQYRKVSREEAEQNIRELLKDTVMYWFKHDLDREVGYKIPPIPYNPLEKD, via the coding sequence ATGAAATATTTATCTTTATTGGTTCTAGTTTGTGGCTATTTCACAAATGCCTATCCGCAGTACCAAAAATGGTCTGCAGATTACATGTCGCTATCAAAATACGACATCTTAGATGCCGCTTCCCTAAAGTGTACTTATAAATTCACACATCTTTTTGACACGTTGGATACCAGTTCAATACACCCGGATATACACACGTTGTTAATAGGAAAGGAAATATCAAAATACTATAGCCAAAATTATATAGATTATTGCACTCTTTATGAAGCGAAACAGACCACAGATGAACTTCCAATCAGGGGAACTTGCGGGCTTGAAGTCTTCAAAGATTATCCCCAAAAAGGAAAAATGACAGTTACTGATTTAGGAGGAGAAATAAGTTTTGGTACAAACTTCATCTATGAAGAAAATATGCCTGAAATCTCTTGGGAAATACAGCGTGATACCATGAGTATCCTGTTTTATAAATGCCAAAAAGCAACTGCCGAATTTCGTGGACGCAAATATGAGGCATGGTTTACTACAGCGATTCCTTTTTCGAACGGACCTTGGAAACTTGGAGGATTACCGGGATTGATACTAAAGGCGGAAGATGACAAGAAAGAGGTCACTTTCGAGTGTATAGGAATAGAACGCTTGATCAACTTAGAGGTAACCCGCCTTTCGGAAGGAAGGAAAGAGTTAGTTGACCAAATTTATACTGAGCCTATAAAACTCTATAAAGCCCAATATAGAAAGGTAAGCCGTGAAGAAGCCGAACAGAATATTCGGGAACTACTGAAAGACACAGTAATGTACTGGTTCAAACACGATTTAGACAGGGAAGTGGGGTATAAAATTCCACCAATCCCTTACAATCCATTAGAGAAAGACTAA
- a CDS encoding class I SAM-dependent methyltransferase — protein MTKSKIEKSYKFWDRVSGWSKAESAPNSALVKCINNKFDTYIMPDDTVLDFGCGTGTITLRIARDANKVYGVDISEGMLKRAQLNLKNQSIDNAEFIKITVLNEMFQTDSFQIVTIFNVLQYIENRKELLDQLYRLLKYQGLLIASVPCLGEMNHFSALLVKFLRFVRIMPETYFFSIDEIEKEITAAGLTMVESITLSDLPEKFIVARKE, from the coding sequence ATGACTAAATCAAAAATAGAAAAATCATATAAGTTTTGGGATAGGGTATCCGGTTGGAGTAAAGCAGAGAGTGCGCCAAATTCCGCCTTGGTTAAATGTATAAACAATAAATTTGATACATATATAATGCCTGACGATACCGTTCTTGATTTCGGATGCGGGACGGGAACCATTACACTTCGAATAGCACGAGATGCGAATAAAGTTTATGGGGTGGACATATCTGAAGGAATGTTGAAACGGGCGCAACTAAATCTAAAAAATCAAAGTATAGATAATGCAGAGTTCATAAAAATAACGGTACTGAACGAGATGTTTCAAACTGATTCTTTTCAAATCGTTACTATCTTTAATGTTTTGCAATATATAGAAAACAGAAAAGAATTGCTCGACCAACTTTATAGATTGCTTAAATATCAAGGGCTTTTGATTGCTTCGGTTCCCTGCTTAGGTGAAATGAATCATTTTTCTGCCCTGCTTGTTAAGTTTTTAAGGTTCGTTCGCATTATGCCGGAAACGTATTTCTTCAGCATTGATGAAATTGAAAAAGAGATAACTGCTGCGGGTTTAACTATGGTAGAAAGTATCACTTTGTCAGACCTTCCTGAAAAGTTTATTGTAGCAAGAAAGGAGTGA
- a CDS encoding arylamine N-acetyltransferase, giving the protein MFSDIQIDAYFKRLNFKGQVYSSLEFLNELQELHYMNIPYENFDILNGLALSLEPESIYQKIICNHRGGYCFELNGLYFELLTSLGFEVTNHYARFMLNRADLIPARSHRVLKVRCNNYFYIVDVGVYSESSRFALELRENIVQHDGFAWYKFEKSADFGWILLQKRKDTEWERFYSFTEEPYFPSDFKQCSFFYETSSESRFNKNPLAAIRTESGHITIKDTELTITENEKTVISTLRKEEFSKTLSERFHITLERVD; this is encoded by the coding sequence ATGTTTTCTGACATACAAATAGATGCCTACTTTAAAAGGTTGAATTTCAAAGGCCAAGTATATAGCTCGCTGGAATTTTTAAACGAATTACAAGAGCTACATTACATGAATATCCCGTATGAGAATTTTGATATTCTAAACGGTTTGGCATTATCACTTGAACCCGAATCTATATATCAAAAGATTATTTGCAATCACAGAGGAGGATATTGTTTTGAATTGAATGGATTGTATTTTGAATTGCTCACAAGTTTGGGATTTGAAGTAACAAACCACTATGCACGATTCATGCTTAACAGAGCCGATTTGATACCAGCAAGAAGTCATCGAGTTTTAAAAGTACGGTGTAACAATTATTTCTATATTGTAGATGTGGGAGTTTATTCAGAATCATCACGCTTTGCTTTAGAACTAAGAGAAAATATCGTTCAGCACGATGGCTTTGCATGGTATAAATTTGAGAAGAGCGCAGATTTCGGGTGGATTCTCTTACAGAAAAGAAAAGATACGGAATGGGAACGCTTCTATTCATTTACAGAGGAACCCTACTTCCCGAGCGACTTTAAGCAATGTTCATTTTTCTATGAAACATCATCCGAATCACGATTTAATAAAAATCCACTCGCGGCTATAAGAACCGAAAGCGGGCATATAACTATAAAAGACACTGAATTAACGATAACGGAAAACGAGAAAACTGTTATTTCCACATTGCGCAAAGAAGAGTTTTCTAAAACCCTATCAGAACGTTTTCACATCACGCTTGAGCGGGTAGATTAA
- a CDS encoding winged helix-turn-helix domain-containing protein encodes MNVPWLMQIKVDKSAQKAIYVQIVDEIIKSIKSGQLKAGVTLPGTRQLAIELGVNRNTIIQALDILKLKSSWCEALSSLQHKGS; translated from the coding sequence ATGAATGTTCCTTGGCTAATGCAGATTAAAGTAGATAAATCCGCTCAAAAAGCTATATATGTTCAGATTGTGGATGAGATTATAAAATCCATCAAAAGCGGACAGTTAAAAGCAGGAGTAACCTTGCCTGGTACGCGACAATTGGCTATTGAGTTAGGGGTAAACAGGAATACAATAATTCAGGCTTTGGACATTCTGAAGTTAAAATCTAGTTGGTGTGAAGCTTTATCATCGTTACAACATAAAGGATCCTGA
- a CDS encoding AraC family transcriptional regulator — protein sequence MNFKELSKQEYIARINRVMDYISRNLDKSIDLSVMADIASFSPYHFHRIFTYIVGETPNNFVLRIKLEKAGQLLQDSPKVTISEIAFQCGFGNNSSFSRAFRSYFGMSAKEFREQDKAIYIKDGIRYSKNCKPISKIGKNPQQINAQLCSVEFNKLIIMDTKIEIKQMPELNLIYCRHMGAFNKIGQAYENLFKWAIPRGLVTPETKTVTVYHDDPSITSIDKVRQDASIIVKGDVKVEGEIGKSTVQAGKYAVGRFEIKETEFEEAWNTMCSWFTESGYQPEDGSTYELYHNDYREHPEHRFIVDICIPVKPL from the coding sequence ATGAATTTTAAAGAATTAAGCAAACAGGAGTATATAGCTCGGATTAATCGGGTGATGGACTATATCAGCCGAAACCTTGATAAATCAATCGATTTGTCTGTAATGGCCGATATCGCTTCGTTTTCGCCTTATCATTTCCATCGAATTTTCACCTATATTGTCGGCGAAACTCCCAACAATTTTGTTTTGCGGATCAAACTCGAAAAAGCAGGGCAACTATTACAAGATAGTCCGAAAGTCACTATTAGTGAGATTGCTTTTCAATGTGGATTCGGGAATAACTCCTCGTTTAGTCGCGCCTTCAGAAGCTATTTTGGCATGAGCGCCAAAGAATTTCGGGAACAAGACAAAGCGATATATATAAAAGATGGCATTAGATATAGCAAGAATTGCAAACCGATTAGCAAGATCGGCAAAAACCCTCAGCAGATAAATGCTCAACTTTGCAGTGTCGAATTTAATAAATTAATAATTATGGACACAAAAATTGAGATCAAACAAATGCCTGAACTTAATCTTATTTATTGCCGTCACATGGGAGCGTTCAATAAGATCGGACAGGCTTACGAGAATCTGTTTAAATGGGCGATTCCTCGTGGATTAGTTACTCCAGAAACCAAGACAGTGACGGTTTATCATGACGATCCTTCCATCACAAGCATTGACAAAGTGCGCCAAGATGCAAGCATCATCGTCAAAGGAGATGTAAAGGTGGAAGGAGAAATTGGCAAATCGACTGTTCAAGCCGGCAAATATGCCGTAGGTCGTTTCGAAATTAAAGAGACCGAGTTTGAAGAAGCATGGAACACAATGTGCTCGTGGTTTACAGAAAGTGGTTATCAGCCTGAAGATGGATCTACCTACGAACTGTATCACAATGATTACAGAGAACATCCCGAACATCGGTTTATCGTGGATATATGCATCCCCGTAAAACCTCTTTAA
- a CDS encoding phosphoglycerate mutase family protein has translation MNAIELAEHNQLTAWKILEDTRLISTWKSIGAKVNIVGSLKSGLLMKSKDIDLHIYTDKLDISESFSVMQELAERLSLKEIQYKNLIDTEEECIEWHALYEDKNKDIWKFDIIHIRKGSKYDGVVEKVTDAIIQRLTPEIRKTILKIKFDVPDDVMVPGIEIYRAVFSGGVKNYEELKQWRKTNPLTNSLDWRP, from the coding sequence ATGAACGCAATTGAACTAGCAGAACATAATCAGCTAACCGCATGGAAAATACTGGAAGATACTCGTCTCATTTCAACGTGGAAAAGCATCGGAGCGAAAGTTAACATTGTCGGTTCACTCAAATCCGGTCTATTAATGAAAAGCAAAGATATTGACCTCCATATCTACACAGACAAGCTTGACATTTCTGAAAGTTTCTCTGTAATGCAAGAGTTGGCAGAAAGACTCTCTCTAAAGGAAATTCAATATAAGAATCTCATTGACACGGAAGAAGAATGTATCGAATGGCATGCGTTGTATGAAGATAAGAACAAAGATATCTGGAAATTCGATATCATTCATATTCGCAAAGGATCGAAATATGACGGAGTAGTAGAAAAAGTAACCGATGCCATCATTCAACGGCTTACGCCCGAGATTCGCAAAACAATTCTTAAAATCAAATTCGATGTACCGGATGATGTAATGGTTCCGGGTATAGAAATATATCGTGCCGTTTTTAGTGGAGGAGTTAAGAATTACGAGGAGCTCAAGCAATGGCGTAAAACGAATCCTTTAACTAACAGCTTGGATTGGAGACCTTAA
- a CDS encoding GNAT family N-acetyltransferase, whose product MDLVVAKRTQSGDEHFNSLISQLDGDLNGRYQSAQSKYDKYNKIDSIDTVIVAFDQEKPVGCGCFKEYDNETVEIKRMFVVPDYRGRKISRLILEELERWAKELGYSKAILETGFKQSEAIGLYQNSGYARIENYGQYRDLPNSLCFEKPISTAK is encoded by the coding sequence ATGGATTTAGTAGTAGCAAAACGGACTCAAAGCGGAGATGAACATTTCAACTCTTTAATTTCACAGCTTGATGGTGATTTAAATGGCCGATATCAAAGTGCGCAATCTAAGTATGATAAGTACAACAAAATTGATTCAATAGATACGGTGATTGTGGCTTTTGATCAGGAGAAACCTGTTGGCTGTGGTTGCTTTAAGGAATATGATAATGAAACTGTGGAGATAAAACGGATGTTTGTGGTTCCGGATTATAGAGGTCGAAAAATCTCACGGTTAATTCTTGAAGAGTTGGAAAGATGGGCGAAGGAATTGGGCTATTCAAAGGCAATTCTTGAAACGGGTTTTAAGCAGTCGGAGGCAATTGGGCTCTACCAAAACAGTGGATATGCCAGGATCGAGAATTACGGCCAATACAGAGATTTGCCAAACAGTTTATGTTTTGAGAAACCAATTTCTACAGCTAAATAA
- a CDS encoding DJ-1/PfpI family protein encodes MAKKVLLFLAQGFEAYEASAFTDVFGWSREAGIEPVDLVTTSLRATVSCYWNLIVKSELPFSQINIDDYDALAIPGGAGEAGFYEDAYDERFLNLIREFHERGKLIASICVAALPIAKSGVLNQRKATTWDLNEGCRRKQLADFGVKVQDAQLVIDNNIITSTGPATSLDVAFKLLEMLTSMENVNEVKKNMRFIL; translated from the coding sequence ATGGCAAAAAAAGTCCTTTTATTTCTTGCCCAAGGCTTTGAGGCCTACGAGGCGAGTGCTTTTACTGATGTCTTTGGCTGGAGCCGTGAAGCCGGTATTGAACCTGTCGATTTAGTCACCACAAGCTTAAGGGCAACCGTAAGCTGCTATTGGAATTTAATTGTAAAATCAGAATTGCCATTTAGCCAGATAAATATTGACGATTATGATGCTTTAGCGATTCCTGGAGGAGCTGGAGAGGCTGGCTTTTATGAGGATGCTTATGATGAACGCTTTCTCAATTTGATAAGAGAATTTCATGAGAGAGGTAAATTAATCGCATCAATTTGTGTGGCGGCTCTACCAATAGCCAAATCGGGTGTGTTAAATCAGCGGAAAGCCACCACATGGGACTTGAATGAAGGTTGTAGGCGAAAACAATTAGCAGACTTCGGTGTAAAAGTTCAAGATGCACAATTGGTGATTGATAATAATATTATCACTTCAACTGGCCCGGCAACGAGCCTTGATGTCGCTTTTAAACTACTTGAAATGTTAACTAGCATGGAAAATGTGAATGAGGTAAAGAAGAATATGCGATTTATCTTATAA